A window of Terriglobales bacterium genomic DNA:
TCCGGAGAAGCCGGTCCGCGCCTGGGGCTCCGCTACCGGGGGCGAGCACCTGGAACGGCTGTTCTGGGACACGGTCAAGGACAAGGCCTGGAGCGAACTGGAGCGGCACCTGGCGCCGACCTTCGTGTACGTCGGGCCCAGCGGCATCCACGAGAAGGTGGCGGCGCTGGATTACTTCGAACAGCTCGACGTCAAGGAGCTCAGCATGGGGGAGGTCACGGTGCGGCCCAGCGGCGGGGACGTGATCGTGGTGACGTACGTCCTGAACATCAACGCCACCCGCAAAGGCAAGCCGCTTTCGGCGAACCAGTTCCGTGTCACCAGCACCTGGCAGAACATCGACAAGAAATGGATGCTGATCGCGCGGGCGCACACGGCGGCGGTCGGCCCCTCGCCTCCGA
This region includes:
- a CDS encoding nuclear transport factor 2 family protein — its product is MMRRAALGCAVGMLLLMSACTLYPEKPVRAWGSATGGEHLERLFWDTVKDKAWSELERHLAPTFVYVGPSGIHEKVAALDYFEQLDVKELSMGEVTVRPSGGDVIVVTYVLNINATRKGKPLSANQFRVTSTWQNIDKKWMLIARAHTAAVGPSPPMEMR